The proteins below are encoded in one region of Tolumonas auensis DSM 9187:
- the nuoK gene encoding NADH-quinone oxidoreductase subunit NuoK, giving the protein MNGIPFEHGLIVAAILFSLGLCGLLIRRNLLFILMSIEVLMNASAVAFVVAGSRHGQVDGQIMYILVISLAAAEASIGLALLMRMYRRHHTLNVDSVKEMHG; this is encoded by the coding sequence ATGAACGGCATTCCATTTGAGCATGGGCTGATTGTTGCTGCCATCCTGTTCTCGTTAGGGTTGTGCGGTCTGTTAATTCGCCGCAATCTGCTGTTTATTCTGATGAGCATTGAAGTGCTGATGAACGCGTCGGCAGTTGCCTTTGTCGTTGCCGGTAGCCGCCACGGTCAGGTTGACGGGCAAATCATGTACATTCTGGTGATCAGTCTCGCCGCGGCCGAAGCCAGTATTGGCCTTGCGCTGCTGATGCGGATGTACCGTCGTCACCACACACTGAATGTCGATTCAGTTAAGGAGATGCACGGATGA
- the nuoN gene encoding NADH-quinone oxidoreductase subunit NuoN, with protein MSFNSVLFIAELPLLLTALTAIAVMLSIAWQRNHKQVFYITVIGLNAALFSLLPASSATPVTVTPLLIVDSYSVFYSALILIGSLATVTLARAWLKKFPDNREEFYLLLSLASTGAMVMAQAHHLAAIFIGVELMSLPLFGLVGYAFRQRRSLEAAVKYMVLSASATAFLLFGIALIYAQVGSLDIATIGAQISRLPQAESAHITLLIVGLGMVVIGFGFKLSLVPFHLWTPDVYQGAPAPVTTYLATVSKIAVFAVLLRLFYTIPATDSFFYSLLGGLAFISIIIGNLLALLQSNLKRLLGFSSTAHFGYLLVALIACRLGSLSQEAVALYLVMYLLTSVGSFGVVSLMSSPYQERDADELPAYRGLFWRRPILTSAMTIMFLSLAGIPMTLGFIGKFYILAVGIQFHLWWLTGAVVFGSAVGLYYYLRVISILYLKTPGMPSRDATNDWALTTGGFMVLTSAILVVLLGIYPQPLLDLLPLAQLATP; from the coding sequence ATGTCGTTTAACTCTGTATTATTTATTGCTGAGCTGCCACTCCTGCTGACCGCACTCACCGCCATTGCTGTCATGTTATCGATTGCCTGGCAACGAAACCATAAGCAGGTGTTTTACATCACCGTAATTGGGCTGAACGCGGCATTATTCAGCTTACTTCCGGCCAGCAGTGCAACGCCGGTCACGGTAACGCCACTGCTGATTGTTGACTCATACAGCGTGTTCTACTCGGCCCTGATCCTGATAGGTTCACTGGCCACCGTAACACTGGCGCGGGCCTGGCTGAAGAAATTCCCCGATAACCGCGAAGAGTTCTACCTGCTGCTGTCACTGGCATCTACCGGTGCCATGGTCATGGCACAGGCGCATCATCTGGCGGCCATCTTTATCGGGGTAGAGCTGATGTCGCTGCCGCTGTTTGGTCTGGTCGGTTATGCCTTCCGGCAACGCCGTTCGCTGGAAGCGGCAGTTAAATACATGGTGTTATCTGCCAGCGCCACGGCATTTCTGCTGTTCGGTATTGCACTGATTTATGCGCAGGTCGGCAGTCTGGATATCGCAACCATCGGCGCGCAAATTTCCCGGCTGCCACAGGCAGAAAGTGCCCATATCACCCTGCTGATTGTCGGGCTGGGCATGGTGGTGATTGGCTTTGGCTTCAAACTGTCGCTGGTGCCATTCCATCTGTGGACACCGGATGTCTATCAGGGGGCACCTGCTCCGGTGACGACCTACCTCGCGACCGTCAGTAAAATTGCCGTCTTTGCGGTGCTGCTGCGCTTGTTCTACACCATTCCGGCTACCGATTCTTTCTTCTACAGTCTGTTAGGCGGTCTGGCCTTTATTTCCATCATTATTGGTAACCTGTTGGCGTTGCTGCAAAGTAATCTGAAGCGGCTGCTCGGTTTTTCTTCCACCGCACATTTCGGTTATCTGCTGGTCGCCCTGATTGCCTGCCGTCTCGGCTCACTGTCTCAGGAAGCCGTGGCACTGTATCTGGTGATGTATCTGCTGACCTCTGTCGGCAGCTTCGGCGTGGTCAGTCTGATGTCCAGCCCGTATCAGGAACGGGATGCTGATGAGCTGCCCGCTTATCGTGGTCTGTTCTGGCGCCGTCCGATCCTGACGTCCGCCATGACCATCATGTTCCTGTCGTTAGCGGGTATCCCTATGACGTTAGGTTTCATTGGCAAGTTTTACATACTGGCGGTCGGCATCCAGTTCCACCTCTGGTGGCTGACCGGTGCCGTGGTATTCGGCAGTGCCGTTGGTCTTTATTACTATCTGCGTGTGATCAGTATTCTCTATCTGAAGACGCCGGGCATGCCATCGCGTGATGCGACTAACGACTGGGCGCTGACCACCGGCGGCTTTATGGTTCTGACCTCGGCCATCCTGGTCGTGCTGCTGGGTATCTATCCGCAACCACTGCTCGATCTGCTGCCACTGGCACAATTAGCCACCCCTTAA
- the nuoL gene encoding NADH-quinone oxidoreductase subunit L, with product MSLLFLTCLFPLLGFLILAFSAGRLSENRAALIGVGSIGLSALTSLYVGLQFLQQGAANTFNQTLWQWINTIDLKIGLVLHLDGLSLTMLGVVTGVGFLIHLFASWYMRGEEGYSRFFAYTNLFITSMLFLVLADNLMFLYLGWEGVGLCSYLLIGFYYKDRNNIAAAMKAFIVTRVGDVFLAIGLFVLYRELGTLNIADILTLAPQKLTAGDPTIEFATLMLLGGAVGKSAQLPLQTWLADAMAGPTPVSALIHAATMVTAGVYLIARMHGLFLMAPDVLHLVGIVGAVTLLLAGFAAMVQTDIKRILAYSTMSQIGYMFLALGVGAWGGAIFHLMTHAFFKALLFLSAGSVILACHHEQNIFKMGGLRKSIPLVYAAFLIGGSALAALPFITAGFFSKDEILFAAYQGGYAGLLLSGLAGAFLTSLYTFRLIFIVFHGDSKLNVHPGHGISHHLPLLVLMLLSTFVGALITPPLASVFPPANESHDGKLLIELLSATIAIAGIALAAFLFLGKRNLIGQLANSAFGKPLCKLWFHAWGFDWLYHHLFVMPYQWIAQLLKRDPLDRMIALSVLVIGALNRLSVQMVTGNLRWYAASMSLGALVILTLLLVY from the coding sequence ATGAGCCTGTTATTTCTGACCTGCCTGTTTCCGCTGCTCGGATTTCTGATCCTCGCGTTTTCCGCCGGAAGATTAAGTGAAAACCGCGCGGCACTGATTGGTGTCGGCAGTATCGGGCTTTCTGCGCTGACGAGCTTGTATGTCGGTTTGCAGTTCCTGCAGCAAGGCGCTGCCAACACCTTTAACCAGACGCTGTGGCAATGGATCAACACGATTGATCTGAAAATCGGACTGGTACTGCATCTGGATGGTTTATCACTGACCATGCTGGGTGTCGTAACCGGCGTTGGCTTCCTGATCCACCTGTTTGCTTCCTGGTATATGCGCGGTGAAGAGGGTTACTCCCGCTTCTTTGCTTACACCAACCTGTTTATCACCAGCATGCTGTTTCTGGTGCTGGCCGATAACCTGATGTTTCTTTATCTGGGCTGGGAAGGTGTCGGGCTGTGCAGTTACCTGTTGATCGGTTTCTACTATAAAGATCGCAACAATATCGCCGCTGCGATGAAGGCGTTTATCGTAACGCGGGTCGGTGACGTGTTCCTGGCGATTGGTCTGTTTGTGCTTTACCGCGAACTGGGCACACTGAACATTGCCGATATTCTGACGCTGGCGCCGCAGAAACTGACGGCCGGCGATCCAACCATTGAGTTTGCCACACTAATGCTGCTGGGTGGTGCGGTGGGTAAATCCGCGCAGTTGCCATTACAAACCTGGCTGGCCGATGCGATGGCAGGCCCGACTCCGGTTTCGGCACTGATCCACGCGGCGACCATGGTAACTGCCGGTGTCTATCTGATCGCCCGTATGCATGGCTTGTTTCTGATGGCACCGGATGTACTGCATCTAGTCGGTATTGTCGGCGCAGTCACCTTGCTGCTCGCCGGTTTTGCCGCCATGGTGCAGACCGACATCAAACGTATTCTGGCTTATTCCACCATGAGTCAGATCGGTTACATGTTTCTGGCTCTGGGTGTCGGCGCCTGGGGTGGCGCCATCTTCCACCTGATGACGCATGCGTTCTTCAAAGCGCTGTTGTTCCTCTCCGCAGGCTCGGTGATTCTGGCCTGTCACCATGAGCAGAACATCTTCAAAATGGGTGGATTGCGTAAATCCATTCCGCTGGTGTATGCCGCATTTCTGATTGGTGGTTCCGCACTGGCTGCCCTGCCCTTCATCACCGCCGGTTTCTTCAGTAAAGACGAGATCCTGTTTGCGGCGTATCAGGGCGGATACGCAGGTCTGCTGTTGTCCGGTCTGGCGGGTGCCTTCCTGACTTCACTGTATACCTTCCGTCTGATTTTCATTGTGTTCCACGGTGACAGCAAGCTGAACGTGCATCCGGGTCATGGCATCAGTCATCATCTGCCATTGCTGGTGCTGATGCTGCTTTCCACTTTTGTCGGTGCATTGATTACACCACCACTGGCCAGTGTTTTCCCACCCGCCAATGAAAGTCATGACGGGAAATTACTGATTGAACTGCTTTCCGCCACGATTGCAATTGCCGGTATTGCGCTGGCCGCGTTCCTGTTCCTTGGAAAACGCAATCTGATCGGACAACTGGCTAACAGTGCTTTCGGTAAACCACTCTGCAAGCTCTGGTTTCATGCCTGGGGGTTCGATTGGTTGTATCATCACCTGTTCGTGATGCCCTATCAGTGGATCGCACAGCTGCTGAAACGGGATCCACTGGATCGCATGATTGCACTGAGTGTGCTGGTTATCGGGGCACTGAACCGGCTGAGTGTACAAATGGTCACCGGAAACCTGCGCTGGTATGCCGCCAGTATGAGTCTGGGTGCGCTGGTCATATTGACGTTGTTGTTGGTGTACTAG
- a CDS encoding iron-containing alcohol dehydrogenase — translation MNNFSFRNPTKIHFGKGQIAKIKEEIPADARVLITYGGGSIKKNGVLDQVHAALQNITFFEFGGIEPNPHFETLMKAVELVKQEKITYLLAVGGGSVVDGTKFIAAAAEYQNDPLELLPTKGAHIRKALPLGCVLTLPATGSEMNGNAVITRWETKDKIGIFSDLIRPAFSVLDPETTYSLPDRQTGNGVVDAIVHIVEQYMTYPVNGKVQDRYAESLLQILMEDGPQALKDPTNYDVRANIMWAATQALNGTLSLGVPGDWSIHAIGHQITALYGLDHAQTLAIVLPAIWSYKKEQKKAKLLQYASRVLGITAGDDDQRATLAIEKTREFFELMGVPTRLSDYGLDETVIPAVVAKLKQHGRLKLGEHGDITPDDVAQLLKLAL, via the coding sequence ATGAATAACTTCAGCTTTCGTAATCCCACCAAAATTCATTTTGGCAAAGGACAGATCGCTAAAATCAAAGAAGAAATTCCGGCAGATGCCCGTGTACTGATTACCTATGGCGGTGGCAGTATCAAAAAAAATGGGGTTTTGGATCAGGTGCATGCTGCCTTACAAAACATCACTTTTTTTGAATTTGGTGGTATTGAACCAAATCCGCATTTTGAAACACTGATGAAAGCCGTTGAACTGGTAAAACAAGAAAAAATCACCTATCTGCTGGCGGTCGGCGGTGGTTCAGTCGTTGACGGCACCAAGTTCATCGCTGCGGCGGCTGAATATCAAAATGACCCACTGGAACTGCTGCCGACCAAAGGTGCTCACATCCGTAAGGCACTACCGCTGGGCTGTGTACTGACCTTACCGGCTACCGGCTCTGAAATGAATGGCAATGCCGTGATCACCCGCTGGGAAACCAAAGATAAGATCGGCATTTTTTCTGACCTGATCCGCCCGGCTTTCTCCGTTCTTGATCCGGAAACCACCTACAGCCTGCCAGATCGTCAGACCGGTAACGGCGTAGTCGATGCCATTGTGCATATCGTCGAACAGTACATGACCTATCCGGTGAATGGCAAAGTACAGGATCGCTATGCAGAAAGCCTGCTGCAAATCCTGATGGAAGACGGCCCACAGGCACTGAAAGATCCGACGAACTATGATGTGCGCGCCAATATCATGTGGGCTGCCACTCAGGCACTGAACGGAACACTCAGCCTGGGCGTGCCAGGTGACTGGTCAATTCATGCCATTGGTCATCAGATCACCGCACTGTATGGTCTGGATCACGCACAAACGCTGGCTATCGTGTTACCAGCAATCTGGAGTTACAAGAAAGAGCAGAAGAAAGCCAAACTGCTGCAATATGCCAGCCGTGTGTTAGGCATAACTGCAGGCGATGACGATCAGCGTGCCACTCTGGCGATTGAGAAAACCCGTGAGTTCTTTGAGCTGATGGGCGTTCCGACCCGTCTCTCAGACTATGGTCTGGATGAAACCGTCATCCCTGCCGTTGTTGCGAAGTTAAAACAACACGGCCGGCTGAAATTGGGTGAGCATGGCGATATTACCCCGGATGATGTCGCTCAATTGCTGAAACTGGCGCTGTAA
- the nuoM gene encoding NADH-quinone oxidoreductase subunit M, whose translation MSLIWLILLPFIGGFLCWLVEFTHKGTNIPRWIALITMSLQLLLALNLWHAYDYSLVLPGQGSWTLDYQLPWIPRFGISVHLALDGISLLMVALTGLLGILAVVCSWNEIQDRVGFFHLNLLWILGGVIGVFLSLDLFLFFFFWEMMLVPMYFLIALWGHSGSDGRTRIYAATKFFLYTQASGLLMLLSILALVFIHYQATGTFSFDYTVLLNTSMSSEVEFMLMLGFFIAFAVKMPLVPLHGWLPDAHSQAPTAGSVDLAGILLKTAAYGLLRFGIPLFPNAAAEFAPIAMSLGLIGIIYGAVLAFSQTDIKRLVAYTSVSHMGFVVIALYAGTSTAIQGAIVQMVAHGLSAAGLFIMCGQLYERLHTRDLREMGGLWHRLRYLPGVMLFFSVASLGLPGTGNFIGEFMILLGSFPSVPVIVTIATVGLVLASVYSLVMLQRACFGQGKVNTPLKALSAREFAILLLLVALLIGLGIYPQPVLDVSGMTGTLMHPGDAAVMTGQR comes from the coding sequence GTGAGTTTAATCTGGTTAATATTGTTACCGTTTATCGGCGGCTTCCTTTGCTGGCTGGTGGAATTTACCCACAAGGGAACCAACATTCCCCGCTGGATCGCACTGATCACTATGTCGTTGCAACTGCTGCTGGCGCTGAATCTGTGGCATGCCTACGATTATTCTCTGGTATTGCCGGGACAAGGCAGCTGGACGCTGGATTATCAGTTGCCGTGGATCCCGCGCTTTGGCATCTCGGTCCATCTGGCACTGGATGGTATTTCCCTGCTGATGGTCGCGCTGACCGGTCTGCTGGGGATTCTGGCAGTGGTCTGCTCCTGGAATGAAATTCAGGATCGTGTCGGTTTCTTCCACCTGAACCTGTTGTGGATCCTGGGTGGTGTGATCGGTGTGTTCCTGTCACTGGATCTGTTCCTGTTCTTCTTCTTCTGGGAAATGATGCTGGTGCCGATGTACTTCCTGATTGCCCTGTGGGGACACAGTGGTTCAGATGGCCGGACCCGGATCTACGCCGCCACCAAGTTTTTCCTCTACACCCAGGCCAGTGGTTTACTGATGCTGCTTTCTATTCTGGCATTGGTATTCATCCATTATCAGGCCACCGGTACATTCTCCTTTGACTACACGGTATTACTGAATACCAGCATGAGCAGTGAAGTGGAATTTATGCTGATGCTCGGTTTCTTTATCGCCTTTGCGGTCAAGATGCCACTGGTGCCACTGCACGGCTGGCTGCCGGATGCGCACTCGCAGGCGCCGACTGCCGGCTCGGTGGATCTGGCCGGGATCTTGCTGAAAACCGCGGCTTACGGTCTGCTGCGCTTTGGTATCCCGTTATTCCCGAACGCAGCAGCTGAATTTGCCCCTATCGCCATGAGCCTGGGTCTGATCGGGATCATCTACGGCGCGGTGCTGGCCTTCAGTCAGACCGACATCAAACGTCTGGTCGCCTACACCAGTGTCTCGCATATGGGCTTTGTAGTGATTGCGCTGTATGCCGGCACCTCGACCGCCATTCAGGGTGCCATTGTGCAGATGGTCGCGCATGGTCTGTCCGCTGCCGGATTGTTCATCATGTGCGGTCAGCTGTATGAACGTCTGCATACCCGCGACCTGCGGGAAATGGGCGGGCTCTGGCATCGTCTGCGCTACCTGCCGGGGGTGATGCTGTTCTTCTCGGTCGCCTCGCTGGGCTTGCCGGGTACCGGTAACTTTATCGGCGAGTTTATGATCCTGCTGGGCAGTTTCCCTTCGGTACCGGTTATTGTGACTATCGCCACCGTGGGGTTAGTGCTGGCTTCCGTGTATTCCCTGGTGATGCTGCAACGCGCCTGCTTCGGACAAGGCAAGGTCAATACCCCGCTGAAAGCACTCAGCGCCCGGGAATTCGCGATTCTGCTGTTGCTGGTTGCCTTGCTGATCGGTCTCGGTATTTATCCACAGCCGGTGCTGGATGTCAGCGGGATGACCGGAACTTTGATGCACCCCGGCGATGCTGCCGTCATGACTGGTCAGCGCTAG
- a CDS encoding GntR family transcriptional regulator: protein MLYKNIAKKLRFRINSDEFVVGDVLPTERQLMEEYQASRVSIRKAIDELVTLDLIEKKQGSGTYIKQKEVVHLMDQLRSGLESSQKIGQTITSDVLAFSIIYPDDEIANRLKIKTTDRVYYTKRLRKLNERPQIIEESFMPVSLFPELTIRVLEHSKFEYIEDKLGLKIEGSYQDILAGISR, encoded by the coding sequence GTGTTATATAAAAATATCGCCAAGAAACTACGGTTCCGCATCAACTCAGATGAGTTTGTCGTCGGAGATGTCCTGCCAACCGAGCGGCAACTGATGGAAGAGTATCAGGCCAGCCGTGTCTCAATCCGCAAGGCGATTGATGAACTGGTTACGCTGGATCTGATTGAAAAGAAACAAGGCAGCGGTACTTACATCAAGCAAAAAGAAGTTGTGCATCTGATGGATCAATTGCGAAGTGGTCTTGAAAGTTCACAAAAAATAGGACAAACCATCACCAGTGATGTTCTGGCATTTTCCATCATTTATCCGGATGATGAAATCGCTAACCGCTTAAAGATTAAAACCACTGATCGCGTTTATTACACCAAGCGTCTGCGTAAGCTCAATGAGCGACCACAAATCATTGAAGAGAGCTTTATGCCGGTGTCTCTGTTTCCGGAACTCACTATCCGGGTGCTGGAACATTCCAAGTTCGAATACATTGAAGATAAGCTGGGACTGAAAATAGAAGGCAGTTATCAGGATATTCTCGCCGGTATTAGCCGATAA